The Glycine soja cultivar W05 chromosome 8, ASM419377v2, whole genome shotgun sequence genome has a window encoding:
- the LOC114422074 gene encoding DCN1-like protein 2, which produces MHKLGRGHRDKLQQFITITGASEKLALQALKASDWHLEGAFDFFYSQPQLKTFTDSRHLEELYNRYKDAYVDMILADGITLLCNDIQVDPQDIVMLVLSWHMKAGTMCEFSKKEFIEGLQSLGIDSLEKFREKIPYMRSELKDEQKFREIYNFAFGWAKEKGQKSLALDTAIGMWQLLFAEKQWPLVDHWCQFLQARHNKAISRDTWSQLLEFAKTVGSNLSDYDAEGAWPYLIDEFVEYLNENGIIQNDLINDSSLKR; this is translated from the exons ATG CACAAATTGGGAAGAGGTCATCGTGACAAACTCCAGCAGTTCATAACAATAACTGGAGCCAG CGAGAAACTAGCCCTGCAGGCTCTGAAGGCTAGTGATTGGCATCTTGAAGGAGCATTTGATTTCTTTTACAGCCAACCCCAGCTTAAAACATTTACTGATTCTAGGCACTTGGAGGAGCTATACAATAGATATAAAG ATGCATATGTTGATATGATTTTGGCAGATGGTATCACTCTCCTTTGCAATGATATCCAG GTGGATCCTCAAGATATAGTAATG TTAGTTCTTTCATGGCACATGAAGGCTGGCACCATGTGTGAATTTTCCAAGAAGGAGTTTATTGAAGGTCTACAATCTTTGGG GATTGATTCTCTGGAAAAGTTCCGTGAAAAGATACCTTATATGCGCTCTGAGCTGAAAGATGAAC AGAAATTCCGTGAGATATATAATTTTGCTTTTGGCTGGGCAAAAGAGAAG GGTCAAAAATCTCTTGCATTGGATACTGCTATTGGTATGTGGCAATTATTATTTGCTGAGAAGCAGTGGCCGCTGGTTGATCATTGGTGCCAGTTCTTGCAG GCTCGGCATAACAAAGCAATATCTAGGGACACATGGTCTCAGCTTTTGGAGTTTgcaaag ACTGTTGGCTCAAATTTATCTGATTATGATGCCGAAGGTGCTTGGCCATATCTTATTGATGAATTTGTGGAGTATCTCAACGAGAATGGCATAATCCAAAATGATCTGATCAATGATTCTAGTCTAAAACGATGA
- the LOC114421251 gene encoding uncharacterized protein LOC114421251 encodes MAISFSYWDDCVDPQNFEAMWNVPEVSAEWIKAGEQRCQKVHLSRDPDGQPYLTQTEMRAVADIIITKHFHSEIDPDMICAIAELESDRQLLVMNSRHKSKEPTVGLMQLLPKTTEWLMSELGYCSYEADENREFLFKPFVNVYFGAAYIKWLSNFENKKRSEEFIVRAYKGGTKKATHKSTLRYWNCYLSVKESFRSRKSVDDNVSPPAHSHPLPSLENSKDASVDTYWDSRVAPEDMEAMWNHLEVRKEWNKSKQKQGKVRFAHDEKKRPYLSRVEMKAIADIILYKYLSTVKIKSTVICAIGEVLSKRFLHGVGEQPGIMGIDYSTAYWLYLELGYRAYRLESVDDLNNPFVSMYFGAAYVAWLSEYEGRERPPDFFVQAYFVGPKNVNPQDTSTLWLKFEETLSKYEETKRSSDSCSIM; translated from the exons ATGGCTATCAGTTTCAGCTATTGGGATGATTGTGTTGACCCTCAGAATTTTGAGGCAATGTGGAATGTACCTGAAGTGAGTGCTGAATGGATAAAGGCTGGAGAACAAAGATGCCAAAAGGTTCACCTATCACGTGATCCCGATGGGCAGCCATATTTAACACAAACTGAAATGAGG GCTGTAGCTGACATCATTATTACCAAGCACTTTCATTCAGAGATAGATCCT GACATGATATGTGCTATTGCTGAACTTGAAAGTGATAGACAACTACTTGTTATGAATTCCAGACACAAATCTAAAGAGCCTACCGTGGGGCTTATGCAACTCCTGCCAAAAACTACAGAGTGGTTGATGAG TGAATTAGGTTATTGTTCATATGAAGCAGATGAGAATCGAGAATTCTTATTCAAACCCTTTGTAAATGTATATTTTGGTGCTGCTTATATTAAATGGCTGTCAAACTTTGAGAACAA AAAAAGAAGTGAAGAATTTATTGTAAGGGCATATAAAGGTGGTACAAAGAAGGCAACTCATAAATCCACTTTGCGCTATTGGAATTGCTATCTCTCAGTTAAAGAAAGTTTTCGATCCAG AAAATCTGTTGATGACAATGTTTCACCTCCTGCTCACTCTCATCCCTTACCTTCATTAGAAAACTCAAAAG aTGCAAGTGTTGACACATATTGGGATTCCAGAGTAGCCCCAGAAGATATGGAAGCTATGTGGAATCATCTTGAGGTTCGAAAAGAGTGGAATAAATCCAAACAAAAACAAGGAAAGGTGCGGTTTGCACATGATGAAAAGAAGAGACCATATCTATCCCGAGTAGAAATGAAG gCAATTGCAGATATAATTCTATACAAATACCTCAGCACAGTGAAAATTAAATCC ACAGTAATTTGTGCCATTGGGGAGGTTCTAAGCAAGCGTTTTCTACATGGAGTTGGAGAACAACCTGGAATAATGGGGATTGACTACTCCACTGCTTACTGGCTTTACTT GGAATTGGGCTATAGGGCTTATAGACTTGAATCTGTTGATGATCTTAACAATCCATTTGTGTCCATGTACTTTGGTGCTGCTTATGTAGCATGGTTATCAGAATATGAAGGAAG GGAAAGGCCACCGGACTTTTTTGTTCAAGCATATTTTGTAGGGCCAAAAAATGTGAACCCTCAAGATACAAGCACTCTctggctaaaatttgaggaAACTCTCAGCAAATATGAAGAAACAAAGAG GAGTAGCGATAGCTGCTCTATCATGTAA
- the LOC114422083 gene encoding uncharacterized protein LOC114422083, with protein MQQTEEIYADQEDQAKITRPDKLPIRGGKKVAWKNTQKELIECLGRAAPMKTTEGTEKEAFKNTTLECSGSDALKHLFDLEKRMQNQLASLNAFIKGQNAQSSPHMECNNLQASSTSNPSSNLQMVLASGSTSRPESIGTEGPRKPIPRLGIPPFHVGVGNEEGLNLGRFIPSSSCAFRPYHQGSSSRGFNSVQPSAIAHREVINANSNTMAPQLHGLYFNERPNLLAQNFMPMSVQTLQTPPFSLSATRISPLANVETEARPQLLLGGRFLLSNDNVILKNNVSHDTDNTK; from the exons ATGCAgcaaacagaagaaatatatgCTGATCAAGAAGACCAAGCCAAAATAACGAGACC TGATAAACTTCCAATAAGAGGTGGAAAAAAAGTGGCTTGGAAGAACACACAGAAGGAGCTCATAGAATGTTTAGGACGAGCTGCACCTATGAAAACTACTGAAGGGACAGAAAAAGAAGCTTTCAAGAACACAACCCTTGAATGTTCAGGATCTGATGCCCTAAAGCATCTCTTTGATCTTGAGAAAAGAATGCAAAATCAACTTGCTTCACTGAATGCTTTCATAAAAG GTCAAAATGCTCAATCTTCACCTCACATGGAATGTAATAATCTTCAGGCTAGTTCCACTTCAAACCCTTCATCAAATTTACAG ATGGTTTTAGCTTCTGGTTCTACATCCAGACCAGAAAGTATTGGTACAGAAGGCCCAAGGAAACCTATCCCTAGACTTGGCATTCCTCCATTCCATGTTGGTGTGGGGAATGAAGAAGGCCTCAACTTGGGAAGGTTCATCCCCTCCTCAAGTTGTGCATTTCGTCCTTACCATCAAGGATCTTCCTCAAGAGGTTTTAATTCAGTTCAACCCTCGGCTATTGCTCATAGGGAAGTAATAAACGCCAACTCGAACACAATGGCTCCACAACTTCATGGTCTATATTTCAATGAGAGGCCTAATCTGCTGGCTCAAAACTTTATGCCCATGAGTGTGCAGACACTACAAACTCCACCATTTTCTCTCAGTGCTACAAGAATTTCTCCTCTAGCTAATGTTGAGACTGAAGCTCGACCTCAGTTGCTGTTGGGTGGTCGATTCCTGCTCTCGAATGATAATGTTATACTGAAAAATAATGTAAGTCATGACACTGACAATACTAAGTGA